The Acinetobacter calcoaceticus sequence ATTGGTGGCATGACATCTGCACTACTCGGTGCATGGCTCGTTAAGGATATGGGCTGGCAAATCATGTTTTTAATTGCGGGTGTTCCACTTTTACTACTCCCACTGATCTGGAAATTTTTGCCTGAATCTCTCACATTTTTAGTGAAATCTAACCAAAGTGAACAGGCAAAAAGTGTTGTCAGCAAAATTGCGCCTCAAACTCAGGTAAATGCCAATACTCAACTGGTGTTAAACGAAAGCACTATAACAGATGCACCTGTCCGCGCACTTTTTCAACAAGGCCGTACCTTCAGCACATTTATGTTCTGGATTGCTTTCTTTATGTGTTTACTCATGGTGTACGCCTTAGGAAGCTGGTTACCTAAACTCATGTTGCAAGCAGGCTATTCGTTGGGTGCGAGTATGTTGTTCCTGTTTGCACTCAACATTGGTGGCATGGTTGGTGCAATTGGTGGCGGTGCTTTAGCAGATAGATTCCATTTAAAACCTGTCATTACCATCATGTTTATTGTGGGTTCAGCAGCTCTAATCTTACTTGGCATTAATAGTCCACAATTTATTTTATATAGCCTGATTGCCATTGCTGGCGCTGCCACAATTGGTTCACAAATCTTACTCTACACGTTTGTTGCACAGTTCTACCCGACAGCACTTCGCTCAACAGGCATGGGCTGGGCATCAGGAATTGGTCGCATTGGTGCAATTATCGGTCCAGTTTTAACTGGAGCCCTACTCACATTTGAACTTCCTCACCAAATCAATTTCTTGGCGATTGCGATTCCTGGTGTGATTGCTGCACTTGCAATATTTATGGTCAATCTTAAAGCCTCTGTTGCTGCGCAAGCTCCATCAACATTTAACACTCAAAACACACTTACCCAGCAGTAAACATACATGCGCCGAGGACTGGCGCATTTATCTCGGAAATGGATTATGGAATTAATACACCGTTTTAAACCGCAGACTTTAGCTGTAGCAACTTTAGTATTGATGTGTGGCAATTCATGGGCAGCAGATACCGCGCAACAAAGTGAAGATGAATGGAAATTCACTTTAAAGAATGCCTACGTTAATCGTAATTTTGACAATGATGCACTCAAAGATACAGGTAGCTGGTCTCAGGCAGCGTCGTTATTTTATAAATCGAAAATGCATGAAACCCCACTAGTAATAGCAGACAAGCCAATCACCATTGGTGCAGATGCTTCTGTTCAATATGCAGTACGTTTAAGTTCAGACAAACATATCGCCGATACAGTTTTGCCTTTTAACAAAGACACTCAATCACAAGCGTCCGACTTTTTAAAATATGGCGCGACCTTAAAGCTGGGCTATGACAAAACTTTATTAAGCGTCGGTGAACTTTGGTTAGATTTACCAGTGACAGCGGTAGATGCGAGCCGTCAATTACTTACTTCGTATTGGGGAACCAATTTAAAGTCTCAACTTTCAGATCAGCTTTATGCGGAAATTGGTCGGGTTGAAAAAGTATCTCCACGAAATGAAGAAGACTTTAAAAAGTTTTCCTTCACGGCCAATGGGGTTACCAAAGAATCTGATGGCTTAAACTACTTAGACCTTCGTTATCAATTTACGCCGTCATTAAAGGGTGAGTACTACTTTGGTAATTTAGAGGATTTGTATAACAAGTATTATGTGGGACTTGAGCATACATGGAAGCAGCCAACTTTTGCCCTGACTTCCAAGTTTAAATACTTCAATGCCAAAGATGATGGCAATACTTTTGATATTGATGCGCAAAACATTGGAGTGCTAGAAACCCTCAAAGTAAAAAACCATACCTTTGGTTTAGGCTACCAACAAATCATGGGTGAATCGGCTTATCCATTACCGGATGGTTTCTTGCCAGAAACCTATTTTATTAACTGGAACGCTACTGGTTTCTTTAAAGAAGATGAAAAGTCTTACCATGTCATGTACGGCTATGACTTTAAAGATTACGTTCCGGGCTTAAACACAATGGTGAAATATGTTTATGGACATGACTTTAAAGCAGCTAATGGCGAGAAAAATCATGAGACTGAGTCGAATGTCATTCTGAACTATGCGTTTCAACAGCCATTCTTAAAAGGCGTTGCTCTTCAATACATTCGTATTGATTATAATGTTAAACATGGCAATGACTTTGGTGAAGACCGCCTATTCGTCAATTACACCAAAAAGTTCTAAAGTTTTTTAATTTAAGCTAAGCGGGCTACTTTTGGTCCGCTTTTTCTATATTATTTCACCCATAAAAAAACGCCCTTACGAGCGTTTTTAATTAAAATTCTAACTTAAGCCACATGCTTTTGAACAACAATCGAACCTACTGAATAACCAGCACCGAAAGATGAAATCACACCATATTCGCCATCATTCACTTCATGACCTGTGCGGTGTAAAGCAATAATTACGCCTGCTGAAGAAGTGTTTGCAAACTCATCTAAAATAATTGGCGCACGGCTTAAATCTGCTTCTTTACCAGCCACATATTTCAAGATTAATTCATTCATGTTGGCATTGGCTTGGTGTAACCAGAAACGCTTAATATCATTTGCAGTTAACTGCATTTTTTCCAACTGCGCATTAATTATTTTTGCCACCAATGGACAAACATCTTTAAATACTTTGCGGCCATCTTGACGGAATAACTTGTCGTCAACGATTGCATCTTCGCTACGGTTTAAAAACCCGAAGTTATTACGGATGTTGTTTGAAA is a genomic window containing:
- a CDS encoding aromatic acid/H+ symport family MFS transporter, whose product is MDASKVNINELIDKARFTAFHWKVLIWCLLIIIFDGYDLVIYGVALPLLMQQWSLTAVEAGLLASAALFGMMFGAMIFGTLSDKLGRKKTILICVTLFSGFTFLGAFAKGPAEFAILRFIAGLGIGGVMPNVVALMTEYAPKKIRSTLVAIMFSGYAIGGMTSALLGAWLVKDMGWQIMFLIAGVPLLLLPLIWKFLPESLTFLVKSNQSEQAKSVVSKIAPQTQVNANTQLVLNESTITDAPVRALFQQGRTFSTFMFWIAFFMCLLMVYALGSWLPKLMLQAGYSLGASMLFLFALNIGGMVGAIGGGALADRFHLKPVITIMFIVGSAALILLGINSPQFILYSLIAIAGAATIGSQILLYTFVAQFYPTALRSTGMGWASGIGRIGAIIGPVLTGALLTFELPHQINFLAIAIPGVIAALAIFMVNLKASVAAQAPSTFNTQNTLTQQ
- a CDS encoding OprD family outer membrane porin translates to MELIHRFKPQTLAVATLVLMCGNSWAADTAQQSEDEWKFTLKNAYVNRNFDNDALKDTGSWSQAASLFYKSKMHETPLVIADKPITIGADASVQYAVRLSSDKHIADTVLPFNKDTQSQASDFLKYGATLKLGYDKTLLSVGELWLDLPVTAVDASRQLLTSYWGTNLKSQLSDQLYAEIGRVEKVSPRNEEDFKKFSFTANGVTKESDGLNYLDLRYQFTPSLKGEYYFGNLEDLYNKYYVGLEHTWKQPTFALTSKFKYFNAKDDGNTFDIDAQNIGVLETLKVKNHTFGLGYQQIMGESAYPLPDGFLPETYFINWNATGFFKEDEKSYHVMYGYDFKDYVPGLNTMVKYVYGHDFKAANGEKNHETESNVILNYAFQQPFLKGVALQYIRIDYNVKHGNDFGEDRLFVNYTKKF